In a single window of the Sphingosinicella microcystinivorans genome:
- a CDS encoding amino acid deaminase: MTINLPPEQLDWRIKGLPAAWRGDAAALAGAGLSVLNEDLMLPAAVLRRSALQHNSRWMQRFTERTGTHIAPHGKTTMSPELFAMQMADGAWGITAATAGHVRAYRAFGIGRIFMANQLVGRENIAYVAGELRADPDFDFYCLVDSMRAIDLLETGLAATLPGRRLQVLIELGLPGGRTGFRDDAEALAAAERIAASPHVCLRGIEAFEGIVQGLEAAERDAKVDALLERIVRLAEHCHDAGLFAGEPMLSAGGSALFDRVAGTFGAARKERPFLVLLRSGCYLVHDSHFYRQLVDQLEARSPIAASLGEGLRPALEVWAYVHSRPEPTRVIAGLGKRDIGEDVARPTPLAWARPGPGAATLPLGDTHRVVRLDDQHAYLDVPAESPLQPGDLIGLGISHPCTTFDKWKLLYIVDDALVVTGSVRTYF, translated from the coding sequence ATGACGATAAACCTGCCGCCCGAACAGCTCGATTGGCGGATCAAGGGCCTGCCCGCCGCGTGGCGCGGCGATGCGGCGGCGCTCGCCGGGGCCGGGCTTTCGGTGCTGAACGAGGACCTGATGCTGCCGGCGGCGGTGCTGCGCCGCTCGGCGCTTCAGCACAACAGCCGCTGGATGCAGCGCTTCACCGAACGCACCGGCACGCACATCGCGCCGCACGGCAAGACGACCATGAGCCCCGAACTCTTCGCCATGCAGATGGCGGACGGCGCGTGGGGGATCACCGCCGCGACCGCCGGTCACGTGCGCGCCTACCGCGCCTTCGGCATCGGCCGGATCTTCATGGCGAACCAGCTCGTCGGACGCGAGAACATCGCCTACGTCGCGGGCGAACTGCGCGCCGATCCCGATTTCGATTTCTACTGCCTCGTCGACTCGATGCGCGCGATCGACCTGCTCGAAACGGGGCTGGCGGCGACGCTGCCCGGCAGGCGGCTTCAGGTGCTGATCGAGCTCGGCCTCCCCGGCGGCCGCACGGGCTTCCGCGACGATGCCGAGGCGCTGGCGGCGGCCGAGCGGATCGCCGCCTCGCCGCATGTGTGCCTGCGCGGCATCGAGGCGTTCGAGGGCATCGTTCAGGGCCTCGAAGCCGCCGAACGCGACGCGAAGGTCGATGCCCTGCTGGAACGCATCGTCCGCCTCGCCGAACATTGCCACGACGCCGGCCTCTTCGCGGGCGAGCCGATGCTGTCCGCGGGCGGCTCCGCGCTGTTCGACCGCGTCGCCGGGACGTTCGGGGCGGCGCGGAAGGAGCGGCCGTTTCTCGTGCTGCTGCGCAGCGGCTGCTACCTCGTCCACGACAGCCATTTCTACAGGCAGCTCGTCGACCAGCTCGAAGCCCGCTCGCCGATCGCGGCGAGCCTCGGCGAGGGCCTGCGCCCGGCGCTGGAGGTGTGGGCCTATGTCCATTCGCGGCCCGAGCCGACGCGGGTGATCGCGGGTCTCGGCAAGCGCGACATCGGCGAGGACGTCGCCCGCCCCACGCCGCTCGCGTGGGCGCGGCCCGGACCGGGTGCGGCGACGCTGCCGCTCGGCGACACGCACCGCGTCGTGCGGCTCGACGACCAGCACGCCTACCTCGACGTTCCGGCGGAGTCGCCCTTGCAGCCGGGCGACCTGATCGGCCTCGGCATTTCGCATCCGTGCACGACGTTCGACAAATGGAAGCTGCTCTATATCGTCGACGATGCGCTGGTCGTGACGGGATCGGTCAGGACATATTTCTGA
- a CDS encoding serine hydrolase, producing the protein MKRLLAWVIVLLAPGAALAQDPALDRAAALIADAAQWEIREKRIPSIAVAIIGPEGVRWSGAWGKADADGKVAATPDTVYRAGSVSKLFTDVAVMKLVEQGKLDLDAPVRTYLPDFRPRNPFGGEITLRQLMTHRSGLVRESPRGNYFDIAPKGQADTVLSLNRTTLVAAPGTVTKYSNAGIAVVGEVVARVTGLPFEKALHSLVLDPLGMTSSGLTAAPFTGRIAYSEMAAFDGPRVAAPPIELGMPAAGSLFTTAGDLGRFAQALLNKGAIPNGRLLKAGSLDTMWKRQYPDSSAHIFGLGFVVADMDGKRVVGHGGAIYGHSTQLLVMPEEGLGVVAFTTVDASNPITNKLADYALRTVVALKAGAEPPVFAKAEPVTGAEAKRLSGWFTNGGQSVSTRIYNGRLVIDAPELVGDIRRTAAGFIVEDAQTRFDRLAIADDASWIEVGGVRYTRGEMPKPPFPEAELAALIGDYGWEHNVLRIYERDGQPFAWVEWTEHSPLTRIAADRYAFPTDRGLYPLESLSFERDAAGEVTAASLGGIRFPRRDFGAEAEAKTRAGVSANAAKLRADALAATPPAEAPSAKPSDLYPIAKADPTIRLDVRYAGTNNFMGIPLYESARAYLQRPAAEAVARANQALRKRGYGLLIHDGYRPWFVTRMFWDATAPENRMFVANPAEGSRHNRGAAVDLTMFDLATGEPIETTGRYDETSPRSYSNFVGGTDRQRWYRELLRGAMEAEGFDVYAEEWWHFDYGNWRDYPIGNKTFEELEGRKRR; encoded by the coding sequence ATGAAGAGACTGCTGGCATGGGTGATCGTGCTTCTGGCGCCCGGCGCCGCGCTGGCGCAGGACCCTGCCCTCGACCGCGCGGCCGCGCTGATCGCCGACGCCGCGCAGTGGGAAATCCGCGAGAAGCGGATCCCCTCGATCGCCGTTGCGATCATCGGCCCGGAAGGCGTGCGCTGGTCGGGCGCATGGGGCAAGGCGGATGCGGACGGCAAGGTGGCCGCGACACCCGATACGGTCTATCGCGCGGGTTCGGTCAGCAAGCTTTTCACCGACGTCGCGGTGATGAAGCTCGTCGAGCAGGGCAAGCTCGATCTCGATGCGCCGGTCCGTACCTACCTGCCGGACTTCCGGCCCCGGAACCCGTTCGGCGGCGAGATCACGCTGCGCCAGCTGATGACGCACCGCAGCGGGCTGGTGCGTGAATCCCCGCGCGGCAACTATTTCGACATCGCGCCCAAGGGACAGGCCGACACCGTCCTGAGCCTCAACAGAACGACGCTCGTCGCCGCGCCCGGCACCGTCACCAAATATTCGAACGCCGGGATCGCGGTCGTCGGCGAGGTCGTCGCGCGCGTCACCGGCCTTCCCTTCGAGAAAGCCCTGCACAGCCTCGTGCTGGACCCGCTCGGCATGACGTCGAGCGGCCTCACCGCCGCGCCGTTCACCGGGCGTATCGCCTACAGCGAGATGGCGGCCTTCGACGGGCCGCGCGTCGCCGCGCCGCCGATCGAACTCGGTATGCCCGCCGCCGGGAGCCTGTTCACGACCGCCGGCGACCTCGGGCGCTTCGCGCAGGCGCTGCTGAACAAGGGCGCGATCCCGAACGGCCGCCTGCTGAAAGCCGGCTCGCTCGACACGATGTGGAAGCGCCAGTACCCGGATTCGAGCGCACACATCTTCGGCCTCGGCTTCGTCGTGGCCGACATGGACGGCAAGCGCGTCGTCGGGCACGGCGGCGCGATCTACGGTCATTCCACCCAGTTGCTCGTCATGCCGGAAGAGGGCCTCGGCGTCGTCGCATTCACAACGGTCGATGCCTCGAACCCGATCACCAACAAGCTTGCCGATTACGCGCTGCGCACGGTGGTGGCGCTGAAAGCAGGCGCAGAGCCCCCCGTATTTGCAAAAGCTGAACCCGTCACGGGCGCGGAGGCGAAGCGGCTTTCGGGCTGGTTCACGAACGGCGGGCAGAGCGTCAGCACGCGCATCTACAACGGCCGCCTCGTGATCGACGCCCCGGAGCTGGTCGGCGACATCCGCCGCACCGCCGCGGGCTTCATCGTCGAGGACGCGCAGACCCGGTTCGACAGGCTCGCCATCGCCGACGACGCATCGTGGATCGAGGTCGGCGGTGTCCGCTACACGCGCGGCGAGATGCCCAAGCCGCCGTTTCCCGAAGCCGAGCTCGCCGCGCTCATCGGCGACTACGGCTGGGAGCATAATGTGCTCCGCATCTACGAGCGGGACGGACAGCCGTTCGCGTGGGTTGAATGGACCGAACATTCGCCGCTGACGCGCATTGCTGCCGACCGCTACGCCTTCCCTACGGATCGCGGCCTCTATCCGCTTGAATCGCTCAGCTTCGAGCGCGATGCGGCAGGCGAGGTGACGGCCGCGAGCCTCGGCGGCATCCGCTTCCCCCGCCGCGATTTCGGCGCGGAGGCGGAAGCGAAGACGCGCGCGGGCGTCAGCGCCAATGCAGCCAAACTCCGCGCCGACGCGCTTGCGGCCACGCCCCCCGCGGAGGCGCCGTCGGCGAAGCCGAGCGACCTTTACCCGATCGCGAAGGCCGACCCGACGATCCGCCTCGACGTCCGCTATGCGGGCACCAACAACTTCATGGGCATTCCGCTCTATGAAAGCGCCCGCGCCTATCTGCAGCGGCCCGCCGCCGAGGCGGTGGCGCGCGCCAACCAGGCGCTGCGGAAGCGCGGCTACGGCCTGCTGATCCACGACGGCTATCGCCCGTGGTTCGTCACCAGGATGTTCTGGGACGCGACCGCGCCGGAGAACCGCATGTTCGTCGCCAATCCCGCCGAGGGATCGCGCCACAACCGCGGCGCGGCCGTCGACCTCACCATGTTCGACCTTGCCACCGGCGAGCCGATCGAGACGACTGGTCGCTACGACGAGACCTCGCCCCGCTCCTACTCCAACTTCGTCGGCGGCACCGACCGCCAGCGCTGGTATCGCGAACTGCTGCGCGGCGCGATGGAAGCCGAAGGCTTCGACGTGTACGCGGAAGAATGGTGGCACTTCGACTACGGCAACTGGCGGGACTACCCCATCGGCAACAAGACCTTCGAGGAACTGGAGGGCCGCAAGCGCCGTTAA
- a CDS encoding TonB-dependent receptor plug domain-containing protein, which produces MNNAKISLYRRALCSSSVFVAAAMIAAPALAQDAASADEAASEELIIVTGSRIASANVGTVAPVQVVTEAAIEATGAVNIQDVLLDNPVFGAPTVSRTNSAFNTSSSGMATVDLRNLGVDRTLILVNGRRMVSGIPGSAAVDLNAIPTPMIERVEVLTSGSASAIYGSDAVAGVVNFITKQNFEGLELSAQSGITEEGDSFTLDTSATLGSNFGDGRGNFMLHFGYSKQGAAWKKNHRTEWGPSDVDNISAVFFGGDAFDAVTPFLSSYSPTGTYFTDNFAWTYDASGALRPCTSTNGGVAPQSCGAFAGQPIGPDGFNRTGYRYLAVPTERYVIAANAHYEINDNMTAFFEGTFTSTNAKSIIEPFPWDTDTSGKQYANGQMPIETLYNGTIYRNPFVPDAIYNDASDTDEDGLRDIFVSKRLFDFGNRTADATRQTFRLVGGLRGDISDRWSYEAFANYGQTDIRQSGNGQINVVNFRLSQQIIPDGNGGYVCADPNAVANGCVPANVFGLGSLADAVDYLEAPSHYMAVLKQTQVGANISGRLFSISGVDDVAVTVGAEYRREASASEWDALQTAGLNGGNALPPTRGKFDLYEFYGETLIPLVQQSFVHDLSVRGAVRYSDYSSVGKTFSWNAGAEFAPIQDIRFRVMYAQTVRAPNIVELFEGLSQDFPALNDPCEGIGATGGGTLGDNCRAAPGVLTNITANGTFTVSQADRQGVTSYAGGNPNLQEEKGKTLTAGVVINPRSIDALRNLTITADYFRVRVKDAIVDTPLQFILDQCYRESVSDYCDFVVRRPAAQGQNLAGSLDEVNTGRSNSGGYYTSGLDFTLNYRQNLRVGGADLNWMFNAAYTHLLKGYVIPLPGSAKDSFAGEVGASRDRFVINTSLGTESTKFSLTGTYIGAAYFDDQFTGEKAGSAGAKPYRLHPEFYLDAQARFSVTERAEFYIGVDNVLNNNPIFFGGTPDATVGQDSETGVYNPLGRSYYAGIKVKL; this is translated from the coding sequence GTGAACAACGCGAAAATTTCGCTTTATCGTCGCGCGCTGTGTTCAAGCAGCGTGTTCGTCGCAGCGGCAATGATTGCCGCTCCGGCTCTTGCACAGGACGCGGCGTCTGCCGACGAAGCGGCAAGCGAAGAACTTATCATCGTCACCGGCTCGCGCATCGCATCGGCGAACGTGGGCACGGTCGCGCCTGTGCAGGTGGTGACCGAGGCGGCCATCGAGGCGACCGGTGCCGTGAACATCCAAGATGTGCTGCTCGACAATCCGGTTTTCGGTGCGCCGACGGTGTCGCGCACGAACTCGGCCTTCAACACCAGTTCGAGCGGTATGGCCACGGTTGACCTGCGCAATCTCGGCGTTGATCGTACGCTCATTCTCGTGAACGGCCGCCGCATGGTCTCCGGTATTCCGGGCAGCGCCGCCGTCGATCTGAATGCCATCCCGACGCCGATGATCGAGCGGGTCGAGGTTCTCACCAGCGGCAGTGCTTCGGCCATTTACGGCTCCGATGCTGTTGCGGGCGTGGTGAACTTCATCACGAAGCAGAACTTCGAGGGTCTGGAACTTTCCGCCCAGAGCGGAATCACCGAGGAAGGCGACAGTTTCACGCTCGATACCTCGGCGACACTCGGCAGCAACTTCGGCGATGGCCGGGGTAATTTCATGCTCCACTTCGGTTATTCGAAGCAGGGCGCGGCATGGAAGAAGAATCACCGCACCGAATGGGGTCCTTCGGACGTCGACAATATTTCGGCCGTGTTCTTCGGCGGTGATGCGTTCGACGCGGTTACGCCGTTTTTGTCGAGCTATTCGCCAACCGGCACCTACTTCACCGACAACTTCGCCTGGACATACGATGCAAGCGGTGCTTTGCGTCCGTGTACCTCGACGAATGGCGGCGTTGCGCCGCAGTCTTGCGGTGCGTTTGCCGGTCAGCCGATCGGGCCCGATGGCTTCAATCGTACCGGCTATCGCTATCTCGCGGTTCCGACCGAGCGTTACGTGATCGCGGCGAATGCGCACTACGAAATCAACGACAACATGACGGCCTTCTTCGAAGGCACGTTCACCAGCACCAATGCGAAGTCGATCATCGAGCCGTTCCCCTGGGATACGGACACGTCCGGCAAGCAGTATGCGAACGGCCAGATGCCGATCGAGACGCTGTACAACGGCACGATCTATCGCAACCCGTTCGTGCCCGACGCGATTTACAACGATGCCTCGGACACCGATGAGGACGGGCTTCGCGATATCTTCGTATCGAAGCGGCTTTTCGACTTCGGTAACCGCACTGCGGATGCGACGCGCCAGACGTTCCGTCTCGTCGGCGGCTTGCGCGGCGATATCAGCGACAGGTGGTCGTATGAGGCGTTCGCCAATTACGGGCAGACCGACATCAGGCAGTCCGGCAACGGCCAGATCAATGTCGTGAACTTCCGTCTGTCGCAGCAGATCATTCCGGACGGCAACGGCGGATACGTGTGCGCTGATCCCAATGCCGTGGCGAACGGGTGCGTGCCCGCGAACGTCTTCGGGCTCGGTTCGCTCGCGGATGCGGTGGACTATCTCGAAGCGCCGTCGCATTACATGGCCGTGCTGAAGCAGACGCAGGTCGGCGCCAACATTTCGGGACGTCTGTTCTCGATCTCCGGCGTGGACGACGTTGCCGTCACGGTCGGCGCCGAGTATCGCCGCGAAGCTTCGGCAAGCGAATGGGATGCGCTGCAAACGGCGGGTCTTAACGGCGGTAACGCGCTTCCGCCGACACGCGGCAAGTTCGACCTTTACGAGTTCTACGGCGAGACCCTGATACCGCTGGTCCAGCAGTCGTTCGTCCATGACCTCTCGGTTCGCGGTGCGGTTCGTTATTCGGACTACAGCTCCGTCGGCAAGACTTTCAGCTGGAATGCCGGTGCGGAATTCGCTCCGATTCAGGACATCCGTTTCCGCGTGATGTATGCGCAGACCGTGCGTGCGCCGAATATCGTGGAATTGTTCGAAGGTCTCAGCCAGGACTTTCCGGCGCTCAACGATCCCTGCGAAGGTATCGGGGCGACCGGCGGCGGCACCCTCGGCGACAACTGCCGCGCAGCGCCGGGCGTGCTCACGAACATTACGGCCAACGGCACGTTCACGGTATCGCAGGCCGACCGTCAGGGCGTCACCAGCTATGCCGGCGGCAACCCGAACCTTCAGGAAGAAAAGGGCAAGACGCTGACGGCAGGCGTGGTGATCAACCCGCGTTCGATCGATGCGCTGCGTAACCTGACGATCACCGCGGACTATTTCCGTGTCCGCGTCAAGGACGCCATCGTCGATACGCCGCTGCAATTCATCCTCGACCAGTGCTACCGTGAAAGCGTGTCGGACTATTGCGACTTCGTCGTTCGTCGTCCGGCCGCGCAGGGCCAGAACCTTGCCGGTTCGCTCGACGAGGTGAACACGGGACGTTCGAACAGCGGCGGTTACTACACGTCCGGTCTCGACTTCACGTTGAACTATCGCCAGAATCTGCGTGTCGGAGGCGCCGACCTGAACTGGATGTTCAATGCCGCCTATACGCACCTGCTGAAGGGTTATGTCATTCCGCTGCCGGGCAGCGCGAAGGACTCCTTCGCCGGCGAGGTTGGTGCGTCGCGTGACCGCTTCGTCATCAACACGAGCCTTGGCACGGAATCGACGAAGTTCAGCCTTACCGGTACGTATATCGGGGCGGCTTATTTCGACGACCAGTTCACCGGCGAAAAGGCCGGGAGCGCTGGCGCCAAGCCGTATCGCCTGCATCCGGAATTCTATCTGGACGCGCAGGCGCGCTTCAGCGTCACGGAGCGCGCCGAGTTTTACATCGGTGTCGACAACGTGCTGAACAACAACCCGATCTTCTTCGGCGGCACGCCCGATGCAACGGTGGGTCAGGACTCCGAGACCGGTGTCTACAATCCGCTCGGCCGCAGCTATTACGCGGGGATCAAGGTTAAACTCTAG
- the bla gene encoding class A beta-lactamase, whose amino-acid sequence MRRASLVAFFSAVLLASAPVAAPVLAAPAAATAESRLSDAFKLFAEQTDGTVGVAVQAGDGKAMATLNAGTTFPMASTFKIAVAGKIFERIDKGELTLEQMVTVDPKLLVGSYGMAIQTPHPGIALSVYNLLEFMLTQSDNTSTDVLVQLAGGPAAVTAWLRAQGISGQRVDSDTAHLIYRAMGIENPSLPTFKENVEAAYKADPALRDRGPNVPFNADPRDASTPEAMVQLLLRIHSGKAMSAKSTGTLIGIMERCRTGEKRLKGLLPSDTVVAHKTGTLSSVANDVGIVTLPGGRQFAIAVFVKGDTKGTATQDKVIADIARVAYDHFLTVN is encoded by the coding sequence ATGCGACGCGCTTCCCTCGTGGCCTTCTTCTCCGCCGTCCTGCTGGCGTCCGCCCCGGTGGCAGCGCCGGTTCTGGCCGCGCCCGCCGCGGCGACCGCCGAAAGCCGCCTTTCGGACGCCTTCAAGCTCTTCGCCGAGCAGACCGACGGCACGGTCGGCGTCGCCGTGCAGGCGGGGGACGGCAAGGCGATGGCGACGCTGAACGCCGGCACCACCTTCCCGATGGCGAGCACGTTCAAGATCGCCGTCGCCGGCAAGATCTTCGAGCGGATCGACAAGGGCGAACTGACGCTCGAGCAGATGGTGACGGTCGATCCCAAGCTGCTGGTCGGCTCCTACGGCATGGCGATCCAGACCCCGCACCCCGGCATCGCGCTTTCCGTCTACAACCTCCTCGAGTTCATGCTCACCCAGAGCGACAACACCTCGACCGACGTGCTCGTCCAGCTCGCGGGCGGCCCTGCCGCCGTCACCGCATGGCTGCGCGCGCAGGGCATCAGCGGACAGCGGGTCGACAGCGACACCGCCCACCTCATCTACCGCGCCATGGGTATCGAGAACCCCAGCCTCCCCACGTTCAAGGAGAATGTCGAGGCCGCCTACAAGGCCGATCCGGCGCTGCGCGACCGCGGCCCGAACGTGCCGTTCAATGCCGATCCGCGTGACGCCTCCACGCCGGAAGCCATGGTGCAGCTGCTGCTCCGCATTCATTCCGGCAAGGCGATGAGCGCGAAGAGCACCGGGACGCTGATCGGGATCATGGAGCGCTGCCGCACCGGCGAGAAGCGGCTGAAGGGGCTGCTGCCGTCCGACACGGTCGTCGCGCACAAGACCGGCACGCTGTCGTCGGTCGCGAACGACGTCGGCATCGTCACGCTTCCAGGCGGCCGCCAGTTCGCCATCGCCGTGTTCGTGAAGGGCGACACCAAGGGCACCGCCACGCAGGACAAGGTGATCGCGGACATCGCCCGCGTCGCCTACGACCACTTCCTCACCGTCAACTGA
- a CDS encoding helix-turn-helix domain-containing protein: protein MSTAHRSVARPTPAASPADIDPGEVLRGIRTERGLTLAEVSKRTGMPISTLSKVETGKISLSYEKLIRLSRGLDIDITRLFAAPKAASGPGRSLATGRRTITRAGEGPRIRTATYDYVYPSADLLNKSLNPMIIDVRARSLAEFGDMMRHPGEEYALVLEGQCEFHCDLYAPTLMSTGDSVYFDGSMGHAYVAVGEAPCRILSICSATDADLKSALHPLPKDPA from the coding sequence ATGTCTACTGCACACCGCAGCGTCGCGCGCCCGACACCGGCGGCTTCGCCGGCGGACATTGATCCGGGCGAGGTCCTGCGCGGCATCCGCACCGAGCGCGGCCTGACGCTGGCGGAGGTCAGCAAGCGGACGGGTATGCCGATTTCGACATTGTCCAAGGTGGAAACGGGCAAGATCTCGCTCAGCTATGAAAAGCTGATACGCCTCAGCCGCGGACTCGACATCGACATCACGCGCCTGTTCGCGGCGCCGAAGGCGGCGTCCGGCCCCGGCCGGTCTCTTGCCACGGGGCGCCGGACGATCACCCGCGCCGGCGAAGGCCCCCGGATACGCACCGCAACTTACGATTATGTCTATCCCTCCGCGGACCTTCTCAACAAATCGCTCAATCCGATGATCATCGACGTCCGCGCGCGCTCGCTTGCCGAGTTCGGCGACATGATGCGGCATCCGGGCGAGGAGTATGCGCTGGTTCTGGAAGGCCAGTGCGAATTTCATTGCGATCTCTACGCTCCCACTCTGATGTCCACGGGGGACTCGGTCTATTTCGACGGCAGCATGGGCCATGCCTATGTCGCGGTCGGCGAAGCCCCCTGCCGCATCCTCTCCATCTGTTCGGCCACCGATGCCGATCTGAAATCGGCGCTCCATCCCCTCCCCAAAGACCCGGCCTGA
- the clpB gene encoding ATP-dependent chaperone ClpB, with amino-acid sequence MNIEKFSDRAKGFLQSAQTVAIRMNHQRVAPEHLLKALLEDDQGMAAGLIQKASGDARAAVREVDQALAKHAQVSGGGAQSVQWDNDTVRVLTQAEEVAKKAGDSFVTVERLLLALTLAKDTAAGKALAAAGVTPQGLNSAIEALRQGRTADTAGAEDRYDALKKFARDLTEAAREGKLDPVIGRDEEIRRTIQVLARRTKNNPVLIGEPGVGKTAIAEGLALRIANGDVPDGIKDRAVMALDMGALIAGAKYRGEFEERLKGVLDEVKAAEGNIILFIDEMHTLIGAGKSEGAMDASNLLKPALARGELHCIGATTLDEYRKHVEKDPALQRRFQPVFVGEPTVEDTISILRGLKEKYELHHRVSIADGALVAAATLSHRYITDRFLPDKAIDLMDEAASRLRMEVESKPEEIENLDRRIIQLKIEREALKKEKDEASKDRLANLERELMNLEEQAQELTARYQAEREKMQSETDLKARLEAARSELDQAQRSGNLARAGELSYGVIPGLEKQLAEAAQAPKGAMLRETVTADDIAGVVSRWTGIPVDRMLEGEREKLLHMEALIGKRVIGQDDAVKAVSAAVRRARAGLQDPNRPLGSFLFLGPTGVGKTELTKALAEFLFDDASAMVRIDMSEFMEKHSVSRLIGAPPGYVGYDEGGVLTEAVRRRPYQVVLFDEVEKAHADVFNVLLQVLDDGRLTDSQGRTVDFTNTIIILTSNLGSQYLSSLRDDQTVKDVEDEVMAVVRGHFRPEFLNRLDEIILFHRLAQAHMGPIVDLQVARVQKLLADRKIAIDLTPAARDWLGRVGYDPVYGARPLKRAVQKYLQDPLADKILSGEIGDGATVEVDEGDGALAFRVG; translated from the coding sequence ATGAATATCGAGAAATTCAGCGACCGCGCCAAGGGTTTCCTGCAGTCAGCGCAGACCGTCGCGATCCGCATGAACCACCAGCGTGTGGCGCCCGAGCATCTGCTGAAGGCGCTGCTGGAAGACGATCAGGGCATGGCGGCCGGCCTTATCCAGAAGGCGAGCGGCGATGCGCGCGCGGCCGTGCGCGAGGTCGATCAGGCGCTCGCCAAGCACGCGCAAGTCTCCGGCGGCGGTGCACAGAGCGTACAGTGGGACAACGACACCGTTCGCGTCCTGACGCAGGCCGAGGAGGTCGCGAAGAAGGCGGGCGACAGCTTCGTCACCGTCGAGCGGCTGCTGCTGGCGCTGACGCTCGCCAAGGACACCGCCGCGGGCAAGGCGCTCGCCGCCGCGGGCGTGACGCCGCAGGGGCTGAACAGCGCGATCGAAGCCCTGCGTCAGGGCCGCACCGCCGACACGGCGGGCGCCGAGGACCGTTATGACGCGCTGAAGAAGTTCGCGCGCGACCTGACCGAAGCCGCCCGCGAGGGCAAGCTCGACCCGGTGATCGGCCGCGACGAGGAAATCCGCCGCACGATTCAGGTGCTGGCGCGGCGCACCAAGAACAACCCCGTGCTGATCGGCGAGCCGGGCGTCGGCAAGACCGCGATCGCGGAGGGCCTTGCGCTGCGCATCGCCAACGGCGACGTGCCCGACGGCATCAAGGACCGCGCCGTGATGGCGCTCGACATGGGCGCGCTGATCGCGGGCGCGAAATACCGCGGCGAGTTCGAGGAACGCCTGAAGGGCGTGCTCGACGAGGTGAAGGCGGCCGAGGGCAACATCATCCTGTTCATCGACGAGATGCACACGCTGATCGGCGCGGGCAAGTCCGAGGGCGCGATGGACGCCTCCAACCTGCTGAAGCCCGCGCTGGCGCGCGGCGAGCTGCACTGCATCGGCGCGACCACGCTCGACGAGTATCGCAAGCACGTGGAGAAGGATCCCGCCCTCCAGCGGCGCTTCCAGCCCGTGTTCGTCGGCGAGCCGACCGTCGAGGACACGATCTCGATCCTGCGCGGCCTCAAGGAGAAGTACGAGCTTCACCACCGTGTAAGCATCGCCGATGGCGCACTCGTTGCAGCTGCGACGCTTTCCCACCGCTACATCACCGACCGCTTCCTGCCGGACAAGGCCATCGACCTGATGGATGAGGCCGCCTCGCGCCTGCGCATGGAAGTGGAATCGAAACCCGAGGAGATCGAGAACCTCGACCGCCGCATCATCCAGCTCAAAATCGAACGCGAGGCGCTGAAGAAGGAGAAGGATGAAGCCTCCAAGGACAGGTTGGCCAACCTTGAGCGCGAACTCATGAATCTGGAGGAGCAGGCGCAGGAGCTCACGGCCCGGTATCAGGCCGAGCGCGAAAAAATGCAGTCCGAAACTGACCTCAAGGCCCGGCTAGAAGCCGCACGCAGCGAGTTGGACCAAGCTCAACGCTCTGGCAATCTCGCCCGTGCCGGCGAGCTTTCCTATGGTGTTATCCCCGGCCTTGAAAAACAGCTCGCCGAAGCGGCGCAGGCGCCGAAGGGCGCAATGTTGCGCGAGACAGTGACCGCCGACGACATCGCCGGCGTCGTCTCGCGCTGGACAGGCATTCCGGTCGACCGGATGCTGGAGGGCGAGCGCGAGAAGCTGCTCCACATGGAGGCTCTGATCGGCAAGCGCGTGATCGGGCAGGACGACGCCGTGAAGGCCGTCTCCGCCGCCGTTCGGCGCGCGCGCGCGGGGCTTCAGGATCCGAACCGGCCGCTCGGCAGCTTCCTGTTCCTCGGCCCCACCGGCGTCGGCAAGACCGAGCTCACGAAGGCGCTCGCCGAGTTCCTGTTCGACGATGCATCCGCAATGGTGCGCATCGACATGAGCGAGTTCATGGAGAAGCACAGCGTCTCGCGCCTGATCGGCGCGCCTCCGGGCTACGTCGGCTACGACGAGGGCGGCGTGCTGACCGAGGCGGTGCGGCGGCGGCCCTATCAGGTCGTGCTGTTCGACGAGGTGGAGAAGGCGCACGCGGACGTGTTCAACGTGCTGCTGCAAGTGCTCGACGACGGGCGGCTGACCGACAGCCAGGGCCGCACGGTGGACTTCACCAACACCATCATCATCCTGACCTCGAACCTCGGTTCGCAGTACCTGTCGTCGCTGCGCGACGACCAGACGGTGAAGGATGTCGAGGACGAGGTGATGGCCGTGGTGCGCGGGCACTTCCGCCCCGAGTTCCTGAACCGGCTCGACGAGATCATCCTGTTCCACCGCCTCGCGCAGGCGCACATGGGACCGATCGTCGACCTTCAGGTGGCGCGCGTGCAGAAGCTGCTCGCCGACCGCAAGATCGCCATCGACCTCACCCCCGCCGCCCGCGACTGGCTCGGCCGCGTCGGCTACGATCCCGTCTACGGCGCAAGGCCGCTAAAACGCGCCGTGCAGAAGTACCTGCAAGACCCGCTCGCCGACAAGATCCTCTCCGGCGAGATCGGCGACGGCGCGACCGTGGAAGTGGACGAAGGCGACGGGGCGCTGGCGTTTCGGGTTGGGTAG